One window from the genome of Eucalyptus grandis isolate ANBG69807.140 chromosome 7, ASM1654582v1, whole genome shotgun sequence encodes:
- the LOC104455007 gene encoding cytochrome P450 CYP72A219, translating into MDSGWIVIASLLPTKLRKRMKEINCKVRGLLEDIVTKREKTMKEGRADDDDDLLGLLLKSNMKEIRESSDQKGMSMEDVIGECKAFNFAGQETTAVLLTWTLILLSKYQKWQDRAREEVLQVFGNNKPDFDGSSRLKIVSMILNEVLRLYPPGLMMMRTVQKTTNLGDIQVRPGVVLFVPTILIHHDPEIWGDDAKEFNPERFSEGVSKATKNKLCFLPFSWGPRNCIGQNFSFTEAKVALTLILQNFSMQLSPSYKHAPIPMLTTHPQYGVPLTLTRIGSLDRI; encoded by the exons ATGGATAGTGGTTGGATTGTAATTGCAAG cCTCTTGCCTACCAAACTGCGGAAGAGGATGAAAGAAATCAACTGCAAAGTAAGAGGATTGTTGGAAGACATAGTGACCAAAAGAGAGAAGACAATGAAGGAAGGAAGagcagatgatgatgatgatctcttGGGACTGTTGCTAAAATCAAACATGAAAGAAATTCGAGAGTCTTCGGATCAAAAGGGTATGAGCATGGAGGATGTGATTGGAGAGTGTAAAGCATTCAACTTTGCGGGTCAAGAGACGACTGCTGTTTTGCTGACTTGGACTCTGATTTTGTTGAGCAAGTACCAAAAATGGCAAGACAGGGCAAGAGAGGAAGTCCTGCAAGTTTTCGGTAACAACAAACCTGATTTTGATGGGTCGAGCCGGCTAAAAATT GTAAGCATGATACTGAACGAGGTGCTCAGGTTATATCCGCCTGGACTTATGATGATGAGAACAGTTCAAAAGACAACCAATTTGGGAGATATACAAGTACGTCCAGGAGTTGTGCTTTTTGTGCCGACGATCCTGATCCACCATGATCCAGAGATTTGGGGTGATGATGCCAAAGAGTTCAATCCAGAGAGATTCTCCGAGGGAGTCTCAAAAGCAACCAAGAACAAGCTCTGCTTTCTCCCTTTCAGTTGGGGTCCTAGAAATTGCATTGGCCAAAACTTTTCTTTCACTGAAGCCAAAGTTGCTCTGACCTTGATTTTGCAGAATTTCTCGATGCAGCTATCTCCTTCTTACAAGCATGCCCCTATTCCTATGCTCACTACTCATCCCCAGTATGGAGTCCCCTTGACCTTGACTAGAATCGGATCGTTGGATCGTATTTAA